TTTTCCGATGGCAAACTCTACACCAGAGCCACCAAACGCGGGCCGGTGCAGGATGTTTACCAGACATTTGTCGCCCACGGCGCGCCCAGCAGGATCCTTACCGACGCCCATCCGCACATTGGCTCCAACCTGCTGCCCAATGTGGTGATGGCGATCCGCAAAAGCATCATCAATGCAGGTGGCGAAGTGCATTTTGGGGCCAAGGTGACCCGGCTATTGCGTTCCCTCGACGGGAAAAAACTTTCCGGCGTGGCCACCGCCGACGGCCGTGAGTTTTCAGCTGACGCCGTCATCCTTGCCACCGGCCACAGCGCCCGTGACATCTATCGGCTGCTCGCGGACGAAAACATCCTGATGGAGAAAAAAACCTTTGCCGTCGGCGTCAGGATCGAGCACCCGCAAGCACTCATCGACAGCATTCAGTACCATCTCACCCGGGGAACCGTGCGCCCGAGGGTTCTTCCGGCTGCAAGCTATCGACTCGCCTGTAAAATTGGCGGTCGTGGCGTCCACTCGTTCTGCATGTGCCCGGGAGGGTTTATCGTTCCCGCCGCCACGGAAAACGACGAGGTCGTGGTGAACGGCATGTCCTTGTCACGCCGTGACTCACCGTATGCAAACAGCGGTATGGTGGTCAGTGTCGACCCTGAAGACACCACCGGCTTTGACCGTGAACACGGCATCCTCGCGGGTATTGCTTTCCAGAAAGAGCTGGAAAGACTCGCGTCCGAGGCGGGTGGGGGGATGCAAAAAGCACCCGGCCAACGGGTCACCGATTTCCTGGCCCGGAAAATCTCATCCAGCCTGCCAGGCACCAGCTATCATCCCGGGACGACAGCCGCGCCGCTGCACGAACTCATGCCCGGATTTATTGTCGACCGCATGCAGATGGGGCTTAAGAAGTTCGGCAAGGGGATGCGTGGCTATATCACTGAAGAGGCAGGCTTGCTGGGTTTCGAAACGCGCACCAGCAGTCCGCTCAGGGTGCCCCGGAATGAAACCGACCTCCAGCACCCCGATGTCCGTGGCCTCTACCCATGCGGGGAGGGAGCAGGCTACGCGGGGGGCATTATTTCAGCCGCCCTCGATGGCATGAAATGCGCCGAAGCTGCGGCGGGCGTGGCGGTCTAGGCCCATCCCGGACATCAACCCTGGCGTCCTCCCCGGCATAAAAAAACCACTCGACCGTAAATTGAGTGGGGAGAGGGAGTGGAGAAGGGAGGGAAGTAGCCCTACCAGGACTCGAACCTGGAAATGCGGAATCAAAATCCGGTGTGTTACCAATTACACTATAGGGCTGTGATTGTTTGAAACAGGGCTTCGGCGAAGCCTTTCTTTCGGACGGCGGGAGTCTCTACGTTGACTTGTGATACTTTGCAATAGCGAAATGTAGAAAATTGCATGATGATGACCGGGCGGAGGGAAAAGTGTGGAAAATCTACAAAATATCTGGCTTCACACGTCATTTGATTTAGTGTTTAATGAATAGACGATCCGAGCAGAGTCGGTTTATTAAAGAAATGCGTGACAAATCCGTGCGCAGTTTCTATCTGAACCGGCGTATGCCAGCGTGCGCACAATAACCCTCGCGCTGAGCAAGCCTCGATTGTATTGCCCCATCCCATATACCCCACACCATCTCCCCAACCCCCACCACACCCTTACCCACACCGCTATGACGCTCCCCAGACACCCGTTTCTCATCATTACTGTCTCTGCATTGACCATGCTTGTTGCATGCTCGGCCAAAGACAAGGCGAAGAAGACAACCGCCAACCCAGGATACCGCACGCCTACCCTGCAAGGCCCCGCCCTGCGTAACCCCGATATCAATCTACCTAACGGCCTGCACGGCGACGTCGGCGTCAGCCACTCGCGTGGACGCACTACCATGCCCTACATCGCAATCACCTATGATGATGGTCCGCATCCGCAGAATACACCTCGCTTGTTGGACATGCTGCGCGAGCGCAACATCAAGGCCACCTTTTATGTGATCGGCCGTAACGTCAACATGTATCCACACATCGTGCGCCGCATTGTGGCCGAAGGCCATGAGGTCGGCAACCACACATGGACCCACCGTAAACTCACCGCTCTCAGCGATGATTCCGTGCGGATGGAGATGAGCAAGACGCGCGACGCCATCGTCGCGGCAAGTGGAGTGAAACCTAGGACCATGCGCCCTCCCTACGGTGCGCTCAGGCAAGACCAGCGTGCCTGGATTTACAAGGAATACGGCTACCCGACCATTCTGTGGAATGTCGATCCAGAGGACTGGAAGCGTCCGGGCACCTCGGTAGTCACATCCCGTATTGTCAATGGCACCCGTAATGGCTCCATCGTCCTGGCCCACGACTTGCACAAACCCACCGTCGATGCCATGCCCGCCACTCTCGATGGCCTGCTTCGCCGCGGCTTCAAATTCGTCACGGTCTCCCAGTTGCTGGCACTGAATCCGCCCACGGCATCGACATCGGCGGCATCCAACACTCCGGCAGGGCCAGTGGCACCTGCAACCACCGTCTCACCGGTGACCACCATTCCAGTAACCACATCGGTGGCAAGATAAGCCCCCTGTTCCAATCACATCAGGGATCGCGCTAAGTAGGGTTGCATTTTTTCGTTAGCCACGCTTAATAGCCACGCGCCATGTTCGGAGAAGAATATTTCAAGACCCGCAAACGTCTGACCGACGTGGTTTTGCGTGTCCTGACATTGGCGGAGAGGACCGGCGCGGAGAAAAAACCACTGCTGGACAACGATATCACCAAGGGGCTCAGCAACCCGTTTCTCTTTGTTGTCTGTGGCGAGGTCAATGCCGGTAAATCCACCATGCTCAACGGGCTGTTTGGCGAGGATGTCTGCAAAACCAATGTCCTCCCCGAAACGGACCGGGTGCAATGGTATCGTTACGGCAAGTCCAGCAGCGACAAAGAGATCACCCCCATCCTCGAAGAGAGGTTCCGTCCTGTGGATTTCCTGATGGACTTCAACCTGGTCGACACCCCGGGGACGAACTCGGTGGTGCAAGGGCACCAGGCCATCACCGATCGCTTTTTACCCGTATCCGATCTCATTTTCTGGGTATTCCCCGCCAACAATCCATGGGGGGCGTCAACCTGGGATTTCATCTCCAAGCAGGAGCCGGAAATGCTTGAAAAGTCGGTCTTCATCGTCCAGCAGGCCGACCTGCGTGACGAAAAGGACCTGGATGTCATCCTCGGCCACATGCGCGACCTCTCGATGCAGCGCATCAGCCGGACATTACCCATTTTTGCCGTCTCGGGGAAACTGGCCCTGCAGGCGAAAAAAGAGACCCCCTTCAGTGAAAACCTCTGGCGAGAGAGTG
The Akkermansiaceae bacterium DNA segment above includes these coding regions:
- a CDS encoding polysaccharide deacetylase family protein, translating into MTLPRHPFLIITVSALTMLVACSAKDKAKKTTANPGYRTPTLQGPALRNPDINLPNGLHGDVGVSHSRGRTTMPYIAITYDDGPHPQNTPRLLDMLRERNIKATFYVIGRNVNMYPHIVRRIVAEGHEVGNHTWTHRKLTALSDDSVRMEMSKTRDAIVAASGVKPRTMRPPYGALRQDQRAWIYKEYGYPTILWNVDPEDWKRPGTSVVTSRIVNGTRNGSIVLAHDLHKPTVDAMPATLDGLLRRGFKFVTVSQLLALNPPTASTSAASNTPAGPVAPATTVSPVTTIPVTTSVAR
- a CDS encoding FAD-dependent oxidoreductase, whose amino-acid sequence is MNRIDTADIILPLELSEDQDMWRKKVARKLRVHPKQIIGMRLRKHSIDARQKDLKVQLRIEAGIGMALPPEPEYKAEYPTVPASARTIVIIGSGPAGMFAALRAIELGCKPIMLERGKDASARRFDLAPILREGRVIEDSNYCFGEGGAGTFSDGKLYTRATKRGPVQDVYQTFVAHGAPSRILTDAHPHIGSNLLPNVVMAIRKSIINAGGEVHFGAKVTRLLRSLDGKKLSGVATADGREFSADAVILATGHSARDIYRLLADENILMEKKTFAVGVRIEHPQALIDSIQYHLTRGTVRPRVLPAASYRLACKIGGRGVHSFCMCPGGFIVPAATENDEVVVNGMSLSRRDSPYANSGMVVSVDPEDTTGFDREHGILAGIAFQKELERLASEAGGGMQKAPGQRVTDFLARKISSSLPGTSYHPGTTAAPLHELMPGFIVDRMQMGLKKFGKGMRGYITEEAGLLGFETRTSSPLRVPRNETDLQHPDVRGLYPCGEGAGYAGGIISAALDGMKCAEAAAGVAV